The DNA sequence CGAGAAaaactttcgtcgtaaagaagagttgaatatttcgtcgtaaagacacGTAAGCGTTTCCTTGTAAAGTccacgtttcgtcgtaaaagacttGTAACATGTTCCTCGTAAAGTCCACGCTCCATTTCATCGTGAAAGACACATacattttacgacgaatctgcATGTCTTTCGAAATAAATATCAAGTAAAACTTAACGAGGAATCTGCAAGTCTTCCTCGTTAAAGCGACTTAAATTTATCCACGAATTTACTTTGATTCTTATTTTTTCtacattaaaaattataatcaaatgaataaataaaattatttaaaatatattaaaattttaaataataaaacaaaaacgaaaatattttatataaatatttaagttttataatacaataaaaagaaaagaaaaaagtagCTAGGGGTTATTCTGGAACTCATGGAAGAAGTCTTGACTCCTTCTATCgatctcttcctcctcctcctgtgcGCGGGCGGCGTGGCTGTGGAATGCTAAATTGTACCCGTCTCGTGTGCAACATGCTCTCCAATTGCGGATTCCAGCTGCTAAAACGTCCAGAAAACCCTCGAGTGAACCCAAATGAGCTTGCGTCATGCTCAAATCAGAACGCGTCGCGTTCAACTCTGAACGCAGCAgagtgatatcactcaaattatcctaaggagtgatttactcTACCAAGTAAGAGGTAGAGTTGTAGCACTTAGGGATTGAATTCAAAGGGAGCTAAGGCACACAATATATCTATATAGTTATGTAGTTAAgttagaaaaataggtttaaagcagtaaatagcACGGGTGAACAAGTAAttgttcgattgattgattgtggtttttaaaacatatatggaaaacgttagatttagggtttctattcagacaATCAGAATTATAGAGATATAAATACTAAGTATATaatggatattctagaactcaaacaataaaAATAGTCGATCAACTTTCGTATTTTTAGACTATCTATCGCCGGATCTAGGACCTCAGCTGTCGCTTGTCGGTcctgagaaagtgtcgatcgattccaacaACAAGGtttcgatcgatacacctttcagcccgtcgatcgatacagctaatgagttgtcgatcgatgaaccTTCCTGGGAGCGTTAACGCACGGGTTTCACGAGTTTAGTAGGCTTAACTAAATCAGCTTCCGCCTATTTCTAGCAATCCTATCACAATCTATACTAATTCAGACAGAGAACCAAGCTTCCGCTTGCACCCTAATATCTATAGGCAAGGTCCTAGTTAGTTAttctagaacacatgcattaagaacagtttaattgatttatatccTAACACTTagaaattctatatttttggCCAATCCCTCATGaatatttgaaccctaaatctaatagagagaactactcagacatagctaagtaATTCATAACAATAAGATATGAAAATTGCATAAATAGAATAGAGTAGAAAACCTGGAGTTCCAATCATAAATATCTGAAGGAgtttttggatcttctctccaaatctaagactctaagtatttttaagaaagcgtgtgttgcctagaacaatggcagagcacataaatattaggttaaaactcgtcaggggtaatctggtAATTCTTGTGGGGCTTGGGTTTCAAGCCAGCTGGAACCCAATCTGGCTTCCGCGCGCTTCGCTGTTGATCGACAACACAGagtgtgtgtcgatcgatacacagagtgtgtgtcgatcgattattgccttcgcccatcgatcgatagtctGGTAGATGGTCAGCTACGGgtctttatcattttatctccaaaatgcaccaaaatcaccactttcctccaaatcactccaaaCCTGACAACatactaaaaagactccaaaacaactataatgtatttaaaaaaacttatataccatggactAAAAtggataaaatccatggtatatcactgAGGAGTCTCATCTCCCCGtctctgaccataagacgatgtcgctcttgGGACATTGTTAATGGAACCGATCCCCAACGTATGTCCCTTTTTCTTAGGGAtgacctttttaaaaaaaaaaataatgttagttAATGATAAAAAGTTAtgttaaatgaataataataattatgattataataaaaaatttaccttCTCGTAAATCTTATCTACTTCAGGTGTGGACAATGTGACGGGTATTCCATCGGgggactgctgggtcagctgggtttGGCGCTCTTCAATCCGAGaaaccacgtcgttgtagatcTGCTCAGACCTGAGATCTACAAATTTCCCAGCCTTgctcttgtgggtcctctcgtaaaggtTCTTAAGAGATGGTAGAAATCCcctctctttggcctaaaaatatttaggaaagttataatatattaaaaaataataataattaaaatatttaccatCTCTAGACGGATACCGGCATGGGGTTTTTGACCCGTAGAGTGAATCATCGGCAAGTTGACATGCTCATCTTTCGTTAGACAGGAAGCAGAGCAACTGTTGGAGGCTCTAATCAATGATGGCATGttccaataacggatgaggccatcccacacatcctgAGTGATCTCAGCGGGTTTCCCGTGCTCATAACCCTTCACTATCCAATCATCCTTCTAGTTTGAGACTGTACCCAACAATCGAGCTTTCTCCTTCGAGATAAACGCTTTCTTCGCCTTTGAGATAAACGCTTTCTTCACCTTCTCGTTCACCCCTATGGACCAATGCAATTTTGCTGTAACAGGAAAATATTAGGTTAATTATTAgttcaaaaataacaaaaagtcttaataataaaaaatataagtatattaaTTAGTGTAACTTACAACGAAcatttgaaccacgtctttctgatgTAGTCCGGCGTTATtttccagtttggatgtggctCGGAGAAGTAGCCTTTGATCGCCTCGGTTACGGTCCGAGCGACACAaccgtcaaccccaaacctgaaaaaaacaaattataagtataaattatttaatgttgttataaaaaaaacttttaaaaatgtaaC is a window from the Brassica napus cultivar Da-Ae unplaced genomic scaffold, Da-Ae ScsIHWf_1459;HRSCAF=2050, whole genome shotgun sequence genome containing:
- the LOC111215870 gene encoding uncharacterized protein LOC111215870 yields the protein MVVVHAYHLLQLPVLPDTVPDSQSSQRVSQSPPFVVPLVPPFASPHVHHDHVPEEVPPAPAAGIHPDLLVPPSAPYTIYTVEDLLAQPDREGLPVLGPDRPENTFWFGVDGCVARTVTEAIKGYFSEPHPNWKITPDYIRKTWFKCSFKIALVHRGEREGEESVYLKGEESVYLEGESSIGYEHGKPAEITQDVWDGLIRYWNMPSLIRASNSCSASCLTKDEHVNLPMIHSTGQKPHAGIRLEMAKERGFLPSLKNLYERTHKSKAGKFVDLRSEQIYNDVVSRIEERQTQLTQQSPDGIPVTLSTPEVDKIYEKVIPKKKGHTLGIGSINNVPRATSSYGQRRGDETPQ